One Ostrea edulis chromosome 2, xbOstEdul1.1, whole genome shotgun sequence genomic region harbors:
- the LOC125681665 gene encoding complement C1q-like protein 4, producing MWFLLLNIFSLLPLSLSEFRLNPNLELNGSAIALGPEREKQEIKPNTTDRLCTKPDAIYQSAGPINIYLNGGLIQQGKSNFTTDQNVCSCPRGPPGPRGARGPQGVKGERGEPGPPGGAINATRTADDVFVAFSVVLEARPFGPYSYYKIVQFDNVITNVGSGYNEDKGVFTAPVRGYYQFHVHAHTIVNKQAEVRVMFNSERVVTVWADGTVGKEEDNDAPRSHMSPFMQTPKQKSSPKEVHEMGSSNSFIIKMNQGQKIYCLLPANQVLAGLGFSSFSGHLLKVAKH from the exons ATGTGGTTCCTTCTATTAAACATTTTTTCTCTTCTTCCTTTATCTCTTTCTGAATTCCGTTTGAATCCAAATTTGGAACTGAATGGCAGCGCGATAGCACTTGGTCCAGAGAGGGAAAAACAGGAAATCAAACCGAATACTACGGACAGACTTTGCACAAAACCGGATGCCATATATCAATCTGCCGGTCCCATTAATATTTATCTTAATGGTGGACTCATTCAACAAG GTAAAAGTAATTTTACAACAGACCAGAATGTATGCAGCTGTCCACGGGGACCTCCCGGTCCAAGGGGTGCCAGAGGACCTCAAGGTGTGAAGGGTGAAAGAGGGGAGCCCGGGCCTCCTGGAGGGGCAATTAATGCAACACGCACGGCAGACGATGTATTCGTGGCTTTCTCCGTGGTTTTGGAGGCAAGACCGTTTGGACCATACAGTTATTACAAG ATAGTACAGTTCGACAACGTGATCACCAACGTCGGATCGGGGTATAACGAGGATAAGGGAGTATTTACAGCACCGGTCCGAGGATACTACCAGTTCCACGTCCACGCCCACACCATAGTAAACAAGCAGGCAGAAGTCAGGGTCATG ttCAACAGCGAGAGGGTGGTCACTGTTTGGGCCGATGGTACGGTTGGAAAGGAGGAAGATAATGATGCCCCGAGGAGTCATATGAGCCCGTTCATGCAAACACCGAAACAGAAGTCCTCCCCAAAAGAAGTGCATGAAATGGGGTCTTCAAACAGCTTCATCATTAAAATGAACCAAGGCCAAAAAATTTACTGCCTTCTACCAGCAAACCAAGTATTGG
- the LOC125680156 gene encoding uncharacterized protein LOC125680156, with translation MHFKELFAFISLSLFGAFGRFSEGTCVLPWDGTWYDSAFPDNNVTFDLSTQSVVGWKILAYNTEGTNWVCQEDRQTDKQLLFKSTKNFGSLGLQHLYMFRCVQWNKLSDHVYQYYVYADEQRNIANQRLYVEPSTTNVTMDTACVTTNPPATREFHILVVSNMTDDTPKNSNSADNVRSDCRKLDRRSN, from the exons ATGCATTTCAAAGAATTGTTTGCATTTATTTCGCTTTCCTTGTTTGGTGCTTTTGGAAGATTTTCAG AGGGGACTTGTGTCCTGCCATGGGATGGTACATGGTATGACAGCGCCTTCCCGGATAATAACGTGACTTTTGACCTCAGTACGCAGTCAGTGGTGGGGTGGAAGATCCTAGCATACAACACAGAGGGGACGAACTGGGTTTGTCAAGAGGACAGGCAAACAGACAAACAACTGTTGTTCAA ATCAACGAAAAACTTCGGATCTTTAGGACTTCAACATTTGTATATGTTTCGATGCGTTCAATGGAACAAATTGTCGGaccatgtatatcaatattatgTATATGCAG ATGAACAAAGAAACATTGCGAATCAGAGGTTGTATGTTGAACCCTCTACCACCAACGTAACTATGGACACAGCGTGTGTGACAACAAACCCACCGGCCACAAGAGAATTCCACATTCTA GTGGTCTCAAATATGACAGATGATACACCCAAGAATTCCAACAGTGCTGACAATGTACGCAGTGACTGTAGAAAGCTAGATCGCAGATCAAATTAA
- the LOC125682383 gene encoding myb-like protein X: MAIIGAVIALIILIVIVCCCKKSSKGKLTLQTMTSTNKDDEKPLNELIDSEKVSTSDVTPETYSTDSTASSAKFKGIHQSKLASQKVTSNFIQPLNSSNDLTSSEKETVSKSCKKTKDSFLEMILETDDSKTITNDKTQECDNGQDKDKLTIDYENYLKTLKNGTKRKNKGKVDFLVDKEQFGDHSLQMYRYQNEVQKHEQTRTDCMQMSHENQTAEDPESAYESNSSTGKKITSEVEELPHDKSVSTKSSDESASNSNLKRDEVVNSKRNPSHNIKGEAIKNGSTVNTNERQREKTEKGRKNKLSNKKNNQQLKEVSFVHSDKISQMSTENDQVKIGEKKAHTETQKEADGENQNAMSGKDSVLESLVNSETPITGISPDHTNLYLLNELSSSGIQSTVDERGGGATKNKKPSRKNEKKQKAQDGTESINDNAGRKVKRAKVKRKPKNKADSLETKVIKKRKCKEQTEVDDSEELQVVNDIAKSDLFSTTEDFCEINSVNENQPTAVQAWACNSEEKGKDASTPSDKLIDTDRNSTQHEDGKSIPGIPDKSAGNRIDNLNNLNFTELLELRPASSLAPVSTLIREDTTSSLFQKERKPREIEINTGYVSPTMTALRGSDEASSLTKVDESLPPLQVLDLELQASPGSMGQRYHR; encoded by the exons ATGGCGATCATTGGTGCCGTAATAGCACTAATCATACTAATAGTTATTGTCTGCTGTTGTAAAAAGTCATCGAAAGGGAAATTGACACTACAAACTATGACGTCGACAAATAAGGACGATGAAAAGCCTTTGAACGAATTGATCGATAGTGAGAAAGTCTCCACAAGTGACGTCACGCCAG AGACATATTCCACTGATAGTACCGCATCGAGTGCAAAGTTCAAGGGTATCCACCAATCAAAATTAGCTTCCCAAAAAG TAACTTCAAATTTCATACAGCCTTTAAATTCCTCCAATGATTTGACATCTTCTGAAAAGGAGACAGTCAGTAAATCGTGTAAAAAGACAAAGGACTCTTTTCTAGAAATGATTTTAGAAACTGACGATTCGAAAACAATTACGAATGATAAAACACAAGAGTGTGATAATGGCCAGGACAAAGATAAATTAACGATTGATTATGAGAATTActtaaaaactttgaaaaatggCACAAAAAGGAAAAACAAAGGAAAAGTAGATTTTCTTGTGGACAAGGAACAGTTCGGAGATCATAGTTTACAGATGTATAGATACCAAAATGAAGTTCAAAAACATGAACAAACACGGACCGATTGCATGCAAATGTCTCATGAAAACCAAACAGCTGAGGACCCAGAATCAGCGTATGAGTCCAATTCTTCAACGGGGAAGAAAATTACGTCAGAGGTTGAAGAATTGCCCCATGACAAATCAGTAAGTACAAAGTCCTCTGATGAAAGCGCTAGTAATAGTAATCTTAAACGGGATGAAGTTGTGAATTCAAAACGCAATCCATCACATAATATAAAAGGTGAAGCCATTAAAAATGGATCTACGGTCAACACTAatgagagacagagagagaagACTGAAAAGGGAAGGAAGAATAAACTCTCTAACAAGAAGAATAATCAACAACTGAAGGAAGTTTCCTTCGTTCATAGCGACAAAATATCTCAGATGTCAACTGAAAATGACCAGGTCAAAATCGGTGAAAAGAAAGCTCATACAGAAACACAGAAGGAAGCAGACGGTGAAAATCAGAATGCTATGTCGGGAAAAGATTCAGTTCTTGAATCGCTGGTAAATTCAGAGACACCAATTACTGGAATATCACCTGATCACACAAATCTGTACCTGCTGAACGAACTCTCATCTTCAGGTATTCAGTCAACGGTAGATGAAAGAGGAGGGGGAGCAACAAAGAACAAAAAACCTTCTAGAAAGAATGAAAAGAAACAAAAGGCACAGGATGGCACTGAATCTATTAACGATAATGCTGGGAGAAAAGTAAAGAGAGCAAAAGTAAAAAGGAAGCCCAAAAATAAAGCCGACTCTTTGGAGACAAAAGTGATAAAGAAACGAAAATGTAAAGAACAAACCGAAGTTGATGATAGTGAAGAATTGCAAGTTGTAAATGACATAGCTAAAAGTGATCTATTCAGCACAACAGAAGATTTTTGTGAAATCAATTCAGTCAATGAAAACCAACCCACAGCTGTTCAAGCATGGGCGTGTAATTCAGAAGAAAAGGGAAAGGATGCCAGCACTCCGTCTGACAAAT TAATAGACACCGATCGCAATTCAACTCAACATGAAGATGGAAAAAGTATACCTGGTATCCCTGATAAGTCTGCTGGAAATAGAATTGACAATTTGAACAACTTGAACTTCACGGAATTATTGGAATTAAGACCCGCGAGCTCCCTTGCGCCAGTATCTACGTTGATAAGAGAAGATACCACATCGTCACTCTTTCAGAAAGAACGAAAGCCACGTGAAATTGAAATCAACACTGGTTATGTTTCACCAACTATGACAGCACTGAGAG GATCAGACGAAGCTTCCTCCTTGACGAAGGTGGACGAATCGCTGCCTCCTTTGCAAGTTTTAGATCTTGAATT acaAGCATCTCCAGGATCAATGGGTCAGCGATACCATCGATGA
- the LOC125680602 gene encoding uncharacterized protein LOC125680602 yields MIIHARIFEIKFRSPTCTKKLVLVPGFMFSPLKGIPLTWILLCFYLDSVIGINATDVYLTAWENWSKCNVSCGQGHQTRSRTCPDIEFNDNCSISIPEIRICHNGHCNGKTNLSRSRKGDKHEDTTGLENAVNSAVYSSVIFVPGIIGFIFVCIRTHRKTKMEEKRLQDLERRKLSLRDDEFI; encoded by the exons ATGATAATTCACGCGAGAATTTTCGAGATTAAGTTTCGGTCACCTACGTGTACGAAGAAGTTGGTCCTTGTTCCAGGCTTTATGTTTTCTCCCTTGAAAGGCATTCCATTAACATGGATTTTGCTTTGTTTTTATCTCGATAGCGTAATAGGTATCAACGCCACAG ATGTTTATTTGACCGCATGGGAAAACTGGAGCAAATGCAATGTTTCTTGTGGGCAGGGTCATCAAACTAGGTCACGCACGTGCCCTGACATAGAATTCAATGACAATTGTTCCATATCGATTCCAGAAATCCGAATTTGCCACAATGGTCATTGCAATG gAAAAACAAATTTATCCCGAAGCCGTAAGGGAGACAAACACGAGGACACTACGGGGCTGGAGAATGCCGTCAACAGCGCTGTATACAGTTCAGTGATTTTCGTCCCGGGGATTATTGGTTTCATTTTTGTATGTATACGAACACATCGAAAAACAAAGATGGAGGAAAAACGACTCCAAGACTTGGAAAGGCGAAAATTATCCCTTCGTGATGATGAATTTATATAG